Below is a genomic region from Vitis riparia cultivar Riparia Gloire de Montpellier isolate 1030 chromosome 16, EGFV_Vit.rip_1.0, whole genome shotgun sequence.
CAAGGGATCAGATACATAAAAATATGACCTTGTCTGCCATTAAGTTTTATGATGTATGTCCAGGATGTATTTGTTTCCCTAAAAGCTTTTACATTCATAATCAGAATGTTGGTATTAGTTCTAATAATAGTTTTCACATTGAAACAGGATGACTTTCTACCCCGGACAGCCACCCCTTTGGAAGACATTTTTAAGTCACTGTTCTGGTAAAAGACATCTGGGCTTCATCTCCTTTTCAGTTGTCCAGTTAATAAGCTCTTTAAAAAAAGTcgtacttttttttattttaattttaatatctttaCAGCCGTTAATTTTCAcgaagaaacaaaataaatgctCCAATAAAACCCTGGGAGACTTGTTGGGCAAAGAACTTCCAATTGTTCTATGGATTGCATTGCCATCAAttttttctaatgtaatttagATTTTCACCTTTTAATTGGCTACTCAAAACACTGAAGTGgttggttttcttttattgaacAGTTTGCCATGCTTATTATGCCTAAGATGCATGAAAGATACATGCATCCCTGAAGAGAAGATGTTCAGAGATCCAAGGAGGCTGTATGCACCTGGTCGCCTCTATCACATTGTTGAGAGAAAGCCTTTCAGGTATCTTCAGATGCATAAGAAACACAGTTTCCACTCAAGTTGATCATTGtagttatgaaaaatagaaaaaaataatatgattatgAGAAATGGTGGAATTGTTACTATTCTTGAATTACATTTTACTAGTACTGTTTCATATAtgttaaaattacatttttccattttgaaaCCATTCATGTACTCTGCTATGAAAGTCGATACCTTCCGACAAActacaataatattttaatatcagAGATTTTACAATGGGTTTGCTTTGCCATATTGAACACCGAAGTCTACTCTTTATTAACTATTAAGTCAAAAAGATATGTTGATCAATTTTAAGGTGGCAGGAAACTTTAGACTTTGATAACTGGGAAGGACATGTATTAACATATTTTGTGGCAGGATGGGAAGATTTCCCCCGGTTGTGAGGACAGCAGTACCTGTAGATGGGAGGTTTGAGCGTATTGTTCTTTCTTGTAATGCCACTTCTGACCATGCTATCATTTGGATAGAGAGAGAAGCCCAAAGGGCTCTGGATGTAAGTCCtcattcttttttcccttttttctaaTGGAAAGTAGGTTAAGGTTGCTTTTAAAGTAAATGGTGTCTTCCTCTTGTTTTAAAAATCCTGTTGGCTTCTGTTAGTCAGAAATtgtaaaccgaattcccaaccacCTAACACACACTTCTTGTAATTGATCTGTATGACCGATTTCATTAGTTTAGACGAACTTGCTCATCTTTTTCCTGTGGCCTGCCGCTCTTTGACTTTCTCAATTGGGGGTTCTGTCCAGCAATTTAACCTAACAATTCAACCAGCATTAATCCTTCTTTGCAAGTATCCTACTAGCTTTAAGCattgaaaaatgataatttagtCTTAAGTCTTTGCCATGGAATTGCAATGACTGACACACAATTATGTATCATATAATTTCTGCAACCGAAACCCGAAAatgatttcttatgtttttaacatttccaGTTGTATTTCCTTCCAAAATGTTTACTCTAAACCGTTGTCTCTTCTTTCTTATGACCTCAGTTAATGCTAGAAAAAGATAAGATCATGGAGATCCCAGCAAAGCAGAAAATGGAGAGGCAGGAGACTTTAAAGAGAGAACACAGTGAGGAGTACAAGGCTGCATTGCAGAGGGCTGTTTCATTGGCTGTTCCCCATGCTTACTCGCCTTCTCAATATGGAACTTTCAGTGATCACGAGGAAGGGGAGAATTCCAGCAGATCAAGCGAGGGATCTTCTTATGGTTCATCCAAGACaagtaagaagaaagaaagCTGGGATGAAGTAATCGAACGTCTTTTTGAGAAGGATGAATCGGGTCATATGGTGTTCAAAAAACCAAACGATGGTAACTGATGTTGTAATTTCATGGAGATCACAGGATTGAAGAACAAATTTCCAGTAAACCACATTCATTGATTCATTTGTACTTGATTCTTGTAAATTGACATTGTTGGTGAGAAAGTGAGTATTGAATATGAACCAGCAGGAACCTCTCATGCAGTAAATTTATCTTGTGAGATCCCTCGAGGAAAATAGCTAGTCTCGCCATGGTTTTCTGTTCTTTAAAGTCAAAGGCTATCTTTGTTgctagaaaatttgaagaaaaattcaaagtgaagaaaaattcaaaggaaagaaaatagaaatagaaataaaaaaaataaataaaaaataaaaaatagattcaaaatcaataaattatttttaaatacttctttAAGTTCATTTCACTTTTTAGGAATCAATATAGTCTATGCCAAACAAGATATTTTAtagaagataataaaaataaataaaaaaatagaaaataaatgtttgttcttaaaaataaaaataaaacattggaacatctttttatattttcacttattttttgagaattttttaaaaaataattatataaataaagaaaatgtttaaaaataaaacactataaataaaaattatttttaaaatataaaaaaaaagtttaaaaacattttatattttcaaataaacttttattctacaaaaatattataaaattggaAGAATTTATTTACCTCATCTTGTAAAATATTGCAATGTTTGtcaaagaatttattacaaaaatcatTCGGATTCAAACTTCAATACAAAAAGGTAGACAAATTCAATCCTTTGGAGGAAAATAAATGagttcaaattaataaattctaacatttgaaaGAGCACAATTTGTaataagctaaaaaaaaaaagagagagagagagagagaagttttgaaaatatttttgccCTCAATTCAATTCATTCTCTTATTTCTCTAATTGATGTGATAgttaaaaaatgtttgattaaGGTGGGAATTATTAAATCcaccaagaaaataattttcagtaaatttgatataatgtacagaaaaaaaaaggcatatacTGTTTAGCCACCTGTCATTTTCTGGGGCCATCACCTGCATGAACCCTGATGCTGCATCACAACACCAAGACACCCAACAAAAGAGAAAGCCAAGCGAATCCGCAACCGTTTCGGTCTGTCACCTTTAATCTCTGTCCGTACACTGAAATCACTCCTGCTGTGGGCGTCATAGATGGCTTCCCTTCTTTTGATTGTTCTTCTCTTGGCGTTTACGTGGCCTTTCTGTGATTGTTCCACCCAAGTGTAAGAGACCCATCTCAATTCTCACATTTTACCTTTACTTTCTTCGCTTCTGTTTGATGGGTATTATAGATTTGTTGTAATCCTTTGGTCAATTTCAGTAATTTTTGGGTGTATTTTGGATTTCATATTGTTCTTGATCTGGGTTTCTGTTATAATGCTATGTAAGAAATGTTTGTATACACAGAAACTGAATATAACAACATCACGACTTTGTGTAGAAGAGGTATGTCGGTCTTTTTGGGTTCAATTCTCATATTTCTCCTACTTTTGCTTCCGTTTATTTTAACGGGTTCCATAGATTTGTcgatttttttttgcaatttagCAATTCTTGGTATATATTTGGACTTCATAGTGTTTTTTATCAGTGTTCTTGTGATGCCATGTGATATACGTGCATACATGATGTTGGCTGAGTGGGAATGGAGGAAATGGTTTTTTTCTTTGACAattaaatgttgtttttttagTGGGATAGGGGGGTTTGTTTAGATTTGATTTGGTCcttagaaagaaaaagttgtTAATTCCATGTGGATTTACTGGATTTTGTTCTATATATAGCTTAAATGAAGTGTTCTTAATAAGATAAAGAATTCTACTCTGAGACAAATATAGAGTGTCTATTCCTTTTTTACTTTCAGCACCACATTGGGTAATTTCTGAAATGTTCTTGGAATATGTTTACCAAGTTCACTCTGAATCCTTGAATTAGACAGTTTAAGTTAAGTCATTTCTATTTTACTAGTTTCTATTAATCATGCTGTAGCTGTGGTAGTTCAATTAATCCTTCgagttttatttttacaaattttcttgTTGTCTATCTTTGGACcattgttggaaaaaaaatcataattaatttctGAGAAGCATTTTATTATGGTCCATTTGGACGTgctttcttgattttttctttattataaggagaaaaaaCTGCAACATTGTAGAAAATGTGTTTGGTGCACATGTCttctaaaaattgaaatgaaaatagtGGTGAAAAGGCAAGAACAGACAAGGAGCTTTTAGAAACAGACTAAAACAGTACCAAATTGAGATGGGGTGGCGGGGCCTCTATTATGGATCCTTTTGGGATGTTGGATTCCCAAAAAGTGGTTATCAAGTAGTGCCATGTGTAGCACGATAAGGAGATGAAGTGTTTATTACTTGGCTTGGATGCTTGTTGTTCCAATTCCAGTTTTTCAATCTTGATACCTTGCATGATGATCCTATGTTCATAACTTTGAGCTGTATTTAGTTGTGTAAGTTGCTAAAAAGGAAGAAGTTCTCTCTTTAGAGTAAGCGAGGAAGGGGGATGGGTGTGGGAGAGTTGCCAGCATGTTAATCTTTTGCTAATATAACtgtttttctttgctaccctttTCCTTTTCAGTATCAGGAAGGAGTTAAGAATTAATAAAGTGGTGAACCAGGAAACTACTGTACAATTGGGCCATTCAATTGAATATAACAGAGTTGACCCGTCACGAGTTATCCAACTTTCATGGCAACCAAGGTCTGGTACTTTGGTGAGCTACTTATTTTGTTACTTGCTCCATGTgccacatggtatcagagttaagtttagtatattttttattagtgaaTGACTGTGCTGCTCGTAGAGATCTATTTCCTTTCTGAAGTACAGATTGTTGTCTAGTACAATGATTTCCTCAATAGGTTTTGGTGCAGAAAGGATCCATTTTAGGGCACACCACTTGTAGAATCACTTTCCTGTTAGCAATCTGACATTACTTTTTTTGGGATAGGGCTTTCTTATACAGAGGATTTCTATCTGATGAGGAGTGTGATCAccttatttttttggtaatgcCACGTTATGCTACTTTTTAATGCACCGATTTATTAAGCCTGCATTAGTTCTGAAGGTTCGTTTTGGGTTTAGGCACGTGGCAAGAAAGAGGAGCTTGCAACAAATGGTGGTGACTCAGGGAATGTTGTCATGAAGAGGCTGCTTAAAAGTTCAGAAGGTCCCTTGTATATAGATGTGAGTTTCCATTTTCCTTGCAGTCTTATTGACTTGTCTTTGTTTTTCAATCGGTATGAGTCCTGCATCTACAAGCTTATTAAAATGGAGCCTCCCATTCATGCTCTGGGTCAGTAGGTGCTAAGAAGTTTCATTGGTAATTTTTTATCAGATTAGAAAAAATATGCACCAACTGGCCAAGTACTTGTTTTCTAGTCATGCAACTTGGAAATTCAATCTGTTATCCTTCTGATCTGTCCTTCAtagtattttaaatcataacCTGTATAAACAATAATCAGCTTTACCAATTTGGGACCTAGATTTGCTAGTTACCACTACCAAGATGCTCCCAGATGCTTAACATCTTAGTGCCGTTGATTATAGTTCTACGACATAAAACCTCTGCCACTTGAATCACTGTCTGTGTCTTCTAGGATGAAGTGGCTGCAAGGATTGAGAAAAGGATTTCGGCTTGGACTTTTCTTCCTAAAGGTATTTCTCCTTGGTCCTGGTCCTATTGCTTACATGCCATAATTTATTGTTCTTTAATTATTAGTTCATCTTTTCTCATCTTTAGAAAACAGTGAGCCTTTGGAGGTTGTGCAGTACCAGTTTGAAAATGCCAAACAGAAATATAACTATTTTAGTAATAAATCCACATCGAAATTCGGTGAGCCTTTGATGGCAACAGTTCTGTTGCATCTCTCAAATGTCACCAGGGGCGGAGAGCTTTTCTTCCCAGAGTCAGAGGTGAGAAGCAAGCATCTTACACGCTATTATTCTTgctgttgttgttattattattagtatttattCCTTTAATTCTAAATCAAACTTTACTCGTTATTTACAGTTAAAAAATTCCCAGTCAAAGAGTGGGATATTATCTGATTGTACAGAGAGTAGTTCTGGCTTGAGACCTGTTAAAGGGAATGCAATTCTATTTTTCAACGTTCATCCTAATGCTTCACCTGATAAGAGTAGCTCCTATGCTAGATGCCCTGTCCTCGAGGGAGAAATGTGGTGTGCTACCAAATTCTTTCACCTAAGAGCAATTGGAAGGGAAAATGTTTCATTCGAGTCAGATGGAGGTGAATGCACCGATGAGGATGAAAATTGTCCAAAGTGGGCTAGCATTGGAGAATGTCAAAGGAATCCTATCTACATGATTGGGTCCCCAGATTACTCTGGGACATGTAGGAAGAGTTGCAATGTTTGCTGATGGGCAACCTCACATGCCTAttcctttgattttttcttgagaaaaaagTCAGCGTCTTCTAAGGCTTGTTCTATACCCCATCATTTCAGCTTTTTTGTcagattaaagaaaattttgttgtaGGATTGTTGAACAACTTATATTATGTGATCGGtgtgacaataaaaaaatatgcaattgGAGTTGATTACCACTAGAGTagatttcttctcatttctgGAGTGAATGAAAGTTGATTACATTCTTGCAGTCTTCTTCACATTTCTATCTTTAGCATGGACAATAACACCATTAAATCAAGACTTAAAGCTATCTAGTTGAACTAAATATGTTGATTCCAGAAGAATCTTTTGGTCATTCAAGGTTTGTTTCATAGATATTTTCATCATCCCATTGCATTGATGATTTGTGTTCCTCTACATATTTCTAGATATTGATTATTTTACAGGTTTCAGGCTGATTCTTGAACCTGCTGGAGTTTAATCTAACTTAATCCCCACCTACCCATTGCTTGGTATGACTAGAAGGACTTTGCATTGGTATGGAAACCACCTAACTGGCTCTGAAGCCAGCATTTGCTGTTGAAGCTATAGCATGTGATGCAGCATGTCACCAGGGGCTTTCTTGGTGGACATGGCTTAAACATGCTATTGGTGACAGGCAAATTAAGGTGTAATTTGACCTAGTGCCTCCTTACATGCTCTCTTTTGTAGCTGTCCTTATGAATTAATTAACATTATTAAGCTTCATGGCCAAGCATAatcacaaaattaaacaaataattggttgaaatattatttttaatcactcACATGAATAACACAAGGTTACAGATTACATTCTTCCTGCTGTTGACACTagcattttataaattagaattgGCAATTTGGATTTCAAGTCAGAGTATTTTAGCTTACATTTCTTGattattttatggaaaattgCCAGCTTTGTGCCCTAGTATATTTCATATTGCAACTGTTTGACCTAGAGGAGTTGCATCCAGGGGCTTTCCGTGTGACCTCATGTTTGAACTTTAAAGCCCTGTTTTAGATTAggtttcttttaataaaatgcATGCATACACCAGCCTTAATCACAGAAAATGGTCAGTTCTTCTATTTGTTTCTCTGAATTGATGCTCTGTGAATATCCCTGTAGAGTATTGTTGAAAGACCTCATTATTTTTCAGTGTAATATGATGGCATAAATCTAGACATAAAAATTGCTATTGCTGGTTCAACTTTTTGGATCAAAACCTCTCCCTTGAGCCCTCTGTTTTGGTGTTTCTTGCGCATATTTTTGGATCAAATAGGATGCGTTTGGTATGTGGGAATAGGATGGGAATGAAGATGAACCATAACACTATGTAGAAGAGAGAAATTAAAATCTTAGCGAGAGTGAGATTTGGTTACCATACAAGGGAATACTTTTATTCATATTCCCCTTGTaaaaaaacaatccaaacatTTTAATGAGTAGGAATGGAATTGATTTCCCATTCCCATTCTCTATTCCAATGTTTCAAACATAACTATGCATCATAAAATCACATGTAAGTACATGTATATACGCAAATACACAAGCGAAAGGTCTTATTAGAAAAGTGGTGAGTAGT
It encodes:
- the LOC117933673 gene encoding probable prolyl 4-hydroxylase 12, translated to MASLLLIVLLLAFTWPFCDCSTQVIRKELRINKVVNQETTVQLGHSIEYNRVDPSRVIQLSWQPRAFLYRGFLSDEECDHLIFLARGKKEELATNGGDSGNVVMKRLLKSSEGPLYIDDEVAARIEKRISAWTFLPKENSEPLEVVQYQFENAKQKYNYFSNKSTSKFGEPLMATVLLHLSNVTRGGELFFPESELKNSQSKSGILSDCTESSSGLRPVKGNAILFFNVHPNASPDKSSSYARCPVLEGEMWCATKFFHLRAIGRENVSFESDGGECTDEDENCPKWASIGECQRNPIYMIGSPDYSGTCRKSCNVC